One Dysidea avara chromosome 7, odDysAvar1.4, whole genome shotgun sequence genomic region harbors:
- the LOC136261966 gene encoding small nuclear ribonucleoprotein F-like, producing the protein MAAMPLNPKPFLNSLTGKPVVVKLKWGMEYKGYLVSTDGYMNLQLANTEEYIDGQLAGNLGEVLIRCNNVLYVRGMDEDEDDAEMKD; encoded by the exons ATGGCG GCTATGCCCTTAAACCCCAAGCCTTTTCTGAACAGCCTCACAGGAAAGCCAGTGGTCGTGAAATTGAAGTGGGGAATGGAGTATAAAGGCTACCTAGTATCCACCGATGGATACATGAATTTGCAG TTAGCAAATACGGAAGAATACATAGATGGACAGTTGGCAGGAAACTTGGGAGAAGTTTTAATAag GTGTAACAATGTCTTGTATGTAAGAGGAATGGATGAAGATGAGGATGATGCTGAAATGAAAGACTGA